A genomic region of Tamandua tetradactyla isolate mTamTet1 chromosome 2, mTamTet1.pri, whole genome shotgun sequence contains the following coding sequences:
- the STPG3 gene encoding protein STPG3 isoform X4, whose amino-acid sequence MNFDQKAVKFLANFYINGGQHWTHGPPRPKAPAPTQPKAAVHLSDPESRSAWAKMGSPGAWEVPAGLRVRVGIPQDPLSACIRRQRELPLASCRQCWSDAHPFSATWRSPVPRGMGCPMQLCARPPRTPATASVASPQPATAAAAGPGRPCGSRAKARSRRRQTLTASKSGRRPPTTSHSAAPPSPPLASRAAARTPRPLRAGAAWGRPGQGEQAPVPRPHCSLLPSPRARSAPAPPPTTSCLGAACRARGRRPSP is encoded by the exons ATGAACTTTGACCAGAAGGCGGTGAAGTTTCTGGCCAACTTTTACATCAATGGAGGCCAACACTGGACCCATGGCCCCCCGCGGCCAAAGGCACCGGCGCCCACCCA GCCCAAGGCTGCTGTGCACTTGTCAGACCCAGAATCCAGGTCAGCCTGGGCCAAGATGGGGTCCCCAGGGGCCTGGGAGGTCCCAGCTGGCCTCAGGGTACGAGTAGGCATCCCCCAAGACCCCCTGTCTGCCTGCATCAGAAGACAGAGGGAACTGC CCCTTGCTTCCTGCCGCCAGTGCTGGAGCGACGCCCACCCGTTCTCAGCGACTTGGAGATCCCCGGTCCCACGAGGTATGGGGTGCCCGATGCAGCTCTGCGCGAGGCCTCCCCGCACCCCTGCTACAGCATCGGTCGCAAGCCCACAGCCCGCG ACGGCGGCGGCCGCAGGGCCTGGCAGACCCTGTGGTTCCAGAGCGAAAGCCCGTTCACGCAGAAGACAGACTTTAACCGCGAGCAAAAG TGGCCGTCGCCCACCGACTACCAGCCACTCAGCGGCCCCGCCTTCCCCACCTTTAGCTTCGCGGGCCGCCGCCAGGACTCCAAGACCCCTGAGGGCCGGCGCCGCCTGGGGCCGCCCCGGGCAAGGGGAGCAGGCGCCCGTGCCCAGGCCACACTGCAGCCTCCTCCCCAGTCCCCGGGCGAGAAGCGCCCCAGCCCCACCACCTACGACGTCCTGCCTGGGTGCCGCCTGCAGAGCCCGCGGCCGCCGGCCTTCTCCATGA
- the STPG3 gene encoding protein STPG3 isoform X3, whose amino-acid sequence MEANTGPMAPRGQRHRRPPSNFRGPKAAVHLSDPESRSAWAKMGSPGAWEVPAGLRVRVGIPQDPLSACIRRQRELLLERRPPVLSDLEIPGPTRYGVPDAALREASPHPCYSIGRKPTARDGGGRRAWQTLWFQSESPFTQKTDFNREQKWPSPTDYQPLSGPAFPTFSFAGRRQDSKTPEGRRRLGPPRARGAGARAQATLQPPPQSPGEKRPSPTTYDVLPGCRLQSPRPPAFSMSRSPAFTAWVSSSSSPGPAAYDVENCYKSRFPSAPGVVIQGVRRPKRHDTGPFSTL is encoded by the exons ATGGAGGCCAACACTGGACCCATGGCCCCCCGCGGCCAAAGGCACCGGCGCCCACCCAGTAACTTCAGAGG GCCCAAGGCTGCTGTGCACTTGTCAGACCCAGAATCCAGGTCAGCCTGGGCCAAGATGGGGTCCCCAGGGGCCTGGGAGGTCCCAGCTGGCCTCAGGGTACGAGTAGGCATCCCCCAAGACCCCCTGTCTGCCTGCATCAGAAGACAGAGGGAACTGC TGCTGGAGCGACGCCCACCCGTTCTCAGCGACTTGGAGATCCCCGGTCCCACGAGGTATGGGGTGCCCGATGCAGCTCTGCGCGAGGCCTCCCCGCACCCCTGCTACAGCATCGGTCGCAAGCCCACAGCCCGCG ACGGCGGCGGCCGCAGGGCCTGGCAGACCCTGTGGTTCCAGAGCGAAAGCCCGTTCACGCAGAAGACAGACTTTAACCGCGAGCAAAAG TGGCCGTCGCCCACCGACTACCAGCCACTCAGCGGCCCCGCCTTCCCCACCTTTAGCTTCGCGGGCCGCCGCCAGGACTCCAAGACCCCTGAGGGCCGGCGCCGCCTGGGGCCGCCCCGGGCAAGGGGAGCAGGCGCCCGTGCCCAGGCCACACTGCAGCCTCCTCCCCAGTCCCCGGGCGAGAAGCGCCCCAGCCCCACCACCTACGACGTCCTGCCTGGGTGCCGCCTGCAGAGCCCGCGGCCGCCGGCCTTCTCCATGAGCCGTTCCCCTGCCTTCACAGCCTGGGTCAGCTCTT CCAGCTCACCAGGCCCTGCCGCCTACGATGTGGAGAATTGCTACAAGTCCCGCTTCCCCTCCGCCCCGGGAGTGGTCATCCAGGGCGTGCGCAGGCCCAAGCGCCACGACACAGGTCCCTTCAGCACACTCTAG
- the STPG3 gene encoding protein STPG3 isoform X1, which translates to MNFDQKAVKFLANFYINGGQHWTHGPPRPKAPAPTQPKAAVHLSDPESRSAWAKMGSPGAWEVPAGLRVRVGIPQDPLSACIRRQRELLLERRPPVLSDLEIPGPTRYGVPDAALREASPHPCYSIGRKPTARDGGGRRAWQTLWFQSESPFTQKTDFNREQKWPSPTDYQPLSGPAFPTFSFAGRRQDSKTPEGRRRLGPPRARGAGARAQATLQPPPQSPGEKRPSPTTYDVLPGCRLQSPRPPAFSMSRSPAFTAWVSSSSSPGPAAYDVENCYKSRFPSAPGVVIQGVRRPKRHDTGPFSTL; encoded by the exons ATGAACTTTGACCAGAAGGCGGTGAAGTTTCTGGCCAACTTTTACATCAATGGAGGCCAACACTGGACCCATGGCCCCCCGCGGCCAAAGGCACCGGCGCCCACCCA GCCCAAGGCTGCTGTGCACTTGTCAGACCCAGAATCCAGGTCAGCCTGGGCCAAGATGGGGTCCCCAGGGGCCTGGGAGGTCCCAGCTGGCCTCAGGGTACGAGTAGGCATCCCCCAAGACCCCCTGTCTGCCTGCATCAGAAGACAGAGGGAACTGC TGCTGGAGCGACGCCCACCCGTTCTCAGCGACTTGGAGATCCCCGGTCCCACGAGGTATGGGGTGCCCGATGCAGCTCTGCGCGAGGCCTCCCCGCACCCCTGCTACAGCATCGGTCGCAAGCCCACAGCCCGCG ACGGCGGCGGCCGCAGGGCCTGGCAGACCCTGTGGTTCCAGAGCGAAAGCCCGTTCACGCAGAAGACAGACTTTAACCGCGAGCAAAAG TGGCCGTCGCCCACCGACTACCAGCCACTCAGCGGCCCCGCCTTCCCCACCTTTAGCTTCGCGGGCCGCCGCCAGGACTCCAAGACCCCTGAGGGCCGGCGCCGCCTGGGGCCGCCCCGGGCAAGGGGAGCAGGCGCCCGTGCCCAGGCCACACTGCAGCCTCCTCCCCAGTCCCCGGGCGAGAAGCGCCCCAGCCCCACCACCTACGACGTCCTGCCTGGGTGCCGCCTGCAGAGCCCGCGGCCGCCGGCCTTCTCCATGAGCCGTTCCCCTGCCTTCACAGCCTGGGTCAGCTCTT CCAGCTCACCAGGCCCTGCCGCCTACGATGTGGAGAATTGCTACAAGTCCCGCTTCCCCTCCGCCCCGGGAGTGGTCATCCAGGGCGTGCGCAGGCCCAAGCGCCACGACACAGGTCCCTTCAGCACACTCTAG
- the STPG3 gene encoding protein STPG3 isoform X2, which translates to MNFDQKAVKFLANFYINGGQHWTHGPPRPKAPAPTQPKAAVHLSDPESRSAWAKMGSPGAWEVPAGLRVRVGIPQDPLSACIRRQRELPLASCRQCWSDAHPFSATWRSPVPRGMGCPMQLCARPPRTPATASVASPQPATAAAAGPGRPCGSRAKARSRRRQTLTASKSFAGRRQDSKTPEGRRRLGPPRARGAGARAQATLQPPPQSPGEKRPSPTTYDVLPGCRLQSPRPPAFSMSRSPAFTAWVSSSSSPGPAAYDVENCYKSRFPSAPGVVIQGVRRPKRHDTGPFSTL; encoded by the exons ATGAACTTTGACCAGAAGGCGGTGAAGTTTCTGGCCAACTTTTACATCAATGGAGGCCAACACTGGACCCATGGCCCCCCGCGGCCAAAGGCACCGGCGCCCACCCA GCCCAAGGCTGCTGTGCACTTGTCAGACCCAGAATCCAGGTCAGCCTGGGCCAAGATGGGGTCCCCAGGGGCCTGGGAGGTCCCAGCTGGCCTCAGGGTACGAGTAGGCATCCCCCAAGACCCCCTGTCTGCCTGCATCAGAAGACAGAGGGAACTGC CCCTTGCTTCCTGCCGCCAGTGCTGGAGCGACGCCCACCCGTTCTCAGCGACTTGGAGATCCCCGGTCCCACGAGGTATGGGGTGCCCGATGCAGCTCTGCGCGAGGCCTCCCCGCACCCCTGCTACAGCATCGGTCGCAAGCCCACAGCCCGCG ACGGCGGCGGCCGCAGGGCCTGGCAGACCCTGTGGTTCCAGAGCGAAAGCCCGTTCACGCAGAAGACAGACTTTAACCGCGAGCAAAAG CTTCGCGGGCCGCCGCCAGGACTCCAAGACCCCTGAGGGCCGGCGCCGCCTGGGGCCGCCCCGGGCAAGGGGAGCAGGCGCCCGTGCCCAGGCCACACTGCAGCCTCCTCCCCAGTCCCCGGGCGAGAAGCGCCCCAGCCCCACCACCTACGACGTCCTGCCTGGGTGCCGCCTGCAGAGCCCGCGGCCGCCGGCCTTCTCCATGAGCCGTTCCCCTGCCTTCACAGCCTGGGTCAGCTCTT CCAGCTCACCAGGCCCTGCCGCCTACGATGTGGAGAATTGCTACAAGTCCCGCTTCCCCTCCGCCCCGGGAGTGGTCATCCAGGGCGTGCGCAGGCCCAAGCGCCACGACACAGGTCCCTTCAGCACACTCTAG
- the NELFB gene encoding negative elongation factor B, which yields MHGVSGEVPGGLRVRSPGYSEMAVLWPEAGSPWIQPCGAHSGEQPPGLPPFSLGFVGGALAQRPAHLQECRAGLSPPPSGLPGRGGSGQAGPATQRTPADLRQQMQAGPGGSVEREWGPLRGPGGVSRGPAVRRTAAVRDGSRRLRGRGRNCAAQDLAELEGAVERGSSGPRGPGERGSGGPAASGAAAPGERAGDGAPGRTGPGASALFAGLQDLGVANGEDLKETLTNCTEPLKAIEQFQTENGVLLPSLQSALPFLDLHGTPRLEFHQSVFDELRDKLLERVSTIAAEGKVEERYKKLEDLLEKSFSLVKMPSLQPVVMCVMKHLPKVPEKKLKLVMADKELYRACAVEVKRQIWQDNQALFGDEVSPLLKQYILEKESALFSTELSVLHNFFSPSPKTRRQGEVVQRLTQMVGRNVKLYDMVLQFLRTLFLRTRNVHYCTLRAELLMSLHDLDVSDICTVDPCHKFTWCLDACIRERFVDSKRARELQGFLDGVKKGQEQVLGDLSMILCDPFAINTLALSTIRHLQGLVGQETLPRDSPDLLLLLRMLGLGQSAWDMIDSQVFREPRMEVELVTRFLPTLMSFVVDDHTFNVDQKLPAEEKAPVTYPNTLPESFTKFLQEQRMACEVGLYYVLHITKQRNKNALLRLLPSLVETCGDLAFSDIFLHLLTGSLALLADEFALEDFCTSLFDGFLLTASPRKESVHRHVLRLLIHLHHRVAPSKLEALQKALEPTGQSGEAVKELYSQLGEKLEQLDHRKPSPAQAAETPALELPLPAVPAPAVL from the exons ATGCATGGGGTCTCCGGCGAGGTCCCGGGGGGGCTCAGGGTGCGCTCTCCTGGGTACTCGGAGATGGCAGTCCTGTGGCCCGAGGCCGGCAGCCCTTGGATTCAGCCTTGTGGGGCTCACTCGGGGGAACAGCCACCTGGGCTCCCGCCTTTCTCACTGGGCTTCGTGGGGGGTGCTTTGGCGCAGAGGCCGGCGCACCTCCAGGAGTGCCGGGCTGGACTGAGCCCACCGCCCTCGGGCCTGCCCGGCAGAGGAGGTAGCGGCCAAGCGGGACCCGCTACTCAGCGAACGCCAGCGGATTTACGGCAACAGATGCAGGCGGGGCCCGGGGGGAGCGTGGAGCGGGAGTGG GGTCCTCTGCGCGGCCCCGGCGGCGTTTCCCGGGGGCCGGCTGTCCGGCGGACCGCGGCTGTGCGTGACGGAAGTCGGCGGCTGCGGGGTCGCGGGCGGAACTGCGCTGCGCAGGACCTGGCCGAGCTGGAGGGCGCGGTGGAGCGGGGCTCGAGCGGCCCCCGAGGCCCGGGGGAGCGGGGTTCTGGGGGCCCTGCGGCGTCTGGGGCGGCGGCGCCCGGCGAGCGGGCCGGGGATGGGGCGCCGGGCCGGACAGGGCCCGGGGCCTCGGCGTTGTTCGCGGGGCTGCAGGACCTGGGCGTGGCCAACGGCGAAGACTTGAAAGAGACGCTGACCAACTGCACCGAGCCGCTCAAAGCCATCGAGCAGTTCCAG ACGGAGAACGGTGTGCTCCTGCCATCACTGCAGTCCGCCTTGCCGTTTTTGGACCTGCACGGGACCCCACGTCTGGAATTCCACCAGTCTGTGTTCGATGAGCTACGGGACAAGCTGCTGGAGAGAGTGTCAACCATTGCTGCAGAGGGGAAGGTGGAGGAGAG ATATAAGAAACTGGAAGATCTTCTGGAAAAGAGCTTTTCTCTTGTGAAGATGCCATCCCTGCAGCCAGTTGTGATGTGTGTCATGAAACACTTGCCCAAG GTTCCTGAGAAGAAGCTGAAGCTGGTGATGGCTGACAAGGAGCTGTACCGGGCCTGCGCTGTGGAGGTGAAGAGGCAAATCTGGCAAGACAACCAGGCACTCTTCGGGGACGAGGTCTCCCCACTGCTGAAGCAATACATCCTTGAGAAAGAAAGTGCCCTCTTCAGCACTGAGCTTTCCGTCTTGCACAACTTCTTCAGTCCCTCTCCTAAGACGAGGCGTCAGGGCGAG GTGGTGCAGCGGCTGACACAGATGGTGGGCAGGAACGTGAAGCTGTACGACATGGTGTTGCAGTTCCTGCGCACACTCTTCCTGCGGACCCGGAACGTGCACTACTGCACATTGCGCGCTGAGCTGCTAATGTCCCTGCACGACCTGGACGTCAGTGACATCTGTACCGTCGACCCCTGCCACAAG TTCACCTGGTGCCTGGACGCCTGCATCCGCGAGAGGTTTGTGGACAGCAAGCGAGCTCGCGAGCTGCAGGGCTTCCTTGATGGAGTGAAGAAGGGCCAGGAGCAGGTCCTGGG GGACCTGTCCATGATACTATGTGACCCCTTCGCCATCAACACACTGGCATTGAGCACCATCAGGCACCTGCAGGGGCTGGTCGGCCAGGAGACGCTGCCCAGG GACAGCCCTGACCTGCTTCTGCTGCTGCGCATGCTCGGCCTGGGACAAAGTGCCTGGGACATGATCGACAGCCAGGTCTTCAGGGAGCCCCGCATG GAGGTGGAGCTGGTGACCAGGTTCCTGCCCACCCTCATGTCTTTCGTGGTGGACGACCACACCTTCAACGTGGACCAGAAGCTTCCAGCTGAGGAAAAAGCCCCAGTCACGTACCCAAACACGCTTCCAGAAAGTTTCACCAA GTTCTTGCAGGAGCAGCGCATGGCCTGTGAGGTGGGGCTGTACTATGTGCTGCACATCACCAAGCAGAGGAACAAGAACGCGCTGCTGCGGCTGCTGCCCAGCCTTG TGGAGACCTGTGGCGACCTGGCATTCAGCGACATCTTTCTGCACCTCCTCACGGGGAGCCTGGCCCTGCTGGCCGACGAGTTCGCCCTGGAGGACTTCTGCACAAGCCTCTTTGACGGCTTCCTTCTCACTGCCTCGCCAAG GAAGGAGAGTGTGCACCGGCACGTGCTGCGGCTGCTGATCCACCTGCACCACCGGGTGGCCCCATCCAAGCTGGAGGCTCTGCAGAAGGCCCTGGAGCCCACAGGCCAG AGTGGAGAGGCTGTGAAGGAGCTGTACTCCCAGCTCGGTGAGAAGCTGGAGCAGCTGGACCACCGGAAGCCAAGTCCAGCCCAGGCTGCGGAGACACCAGCCCTGGAGCTGCCCCTGCCTGCCGTGCCTGCCCCAGCTGTGCTCTGA